The following proteins are encoded in a genomic region of Pagrus major chromosome 16, Pma_NU_1.0:
- the dact1 gene encoding dapper homolog 1 isoform X1, with product MLLCVASRRDRAASDAELRSVRDRLEATVSGLGELDFLRQRQELLVRSALELREEEEEEQEEQEEQEEQEEERRREAQLNSEEKLLEENILLLRKQLNCLRRRDAGLISQLQELDRQISDLRLDTEASHDPLETDSRPSSGFYELSDGASGSLSNSSNSVFSECFCSMADADGRFLSADELAGCLECDSLVGGLCDDSSSSGTVRRSLSAPHPPLLDPVSSSDSQSKYHCDLVARNGSDVFRYPSPLHAVAVQSPVFLQMLGHGGHSRDEGLLKGLEAGVEGLKPDPPFPAALVPQSSSWPAPSSSSLTPSHKRLDSYIFSLLQRRALPMRTNRPRTSISTDPSKSILRQASLCVRQGAGLGTLRASEVKPCRPAGGAESAAASSPQRQWSVESKSEVQITQNGSPDGARINNTDSAQNQSSSSLTNGVQNDVNASTNSLLKKNKRLLPPSVSTATLPKDFRELGSPKVNSSPRETKPPCFPPDHELLLKTQSVTPKSSLKPLQTESVDRPVQERASVGSSSQSQDEAGGEGGGSHMTSGHGKYIPAQRQIAKLRKGGSKNVKTVRVKTSRASEHNEPPSERRGDKSHHRSGSKKSRLLDDGGSVHIKVSRRAAGGGGAHGTSSSRIKRLPASIPEGRVLDKHNTSTLSSVRSSRHHHHGNHHHSSSNHHHHHHHHHHGREQVVVVAKPKFKRNDYRRLRAIMEVPYDEAFRRAQRRQRKELLGHSAADVFLPTDGQLSSPYAYVAGSDSEYSAECASLFHSTIVDTSEDERSNYTTNRFGDSESSEEEYVEESSTSDTEESGGGGAGGRGRSQLGPAGSRATGQEMTPAQAKAFVKIKASHNLKKKILRFRSGSLKLMTTV from the exons ATGCTGCTGTGCGTCGCCTCCAGGCGGGACCGAGCCGCCTCAGACGCGGAGCTGCGCTCGGTGCGGGACCGGCTGGAGGCCACCGTGTCCGGGCTCGGGGAGCTGGACTTCCTCCGGCAGCGGCAGGAGCTGCTGGTCCGATCCGCTCTGGAGCtccgagaggaggaggaggaggagcaggaggagcaggaggagcaggaggagcaggaggaggagcggcGGAGGGAGGCTCAGCTGAACTCCgaggagaagctgctggaggagaacatCCTGCTGCTCCGGAAACAGCTG aactgtctgaggaggagagacgctGGACTCATCAGTCAGCTGCAGGAGCTGGACAGACAGATCAGTGACCTGCGGTTAGACACCGAGGCGTCACACGACCCGCTGGAGACCGACAGCCGACCCAGTTCAG ggtTCTATGAGCTCAGTGACGGGGCGTCTGGCTCTCTGTCTAACTCGTCTAACTCGGTCTTCAGTGAGTGTTTCTGTTCGATGGCCGACGCTGACGGACGCTTCCTGTCTGCAG ATGAGCTCGCCGGCTGTCTGGAGTGTGACAGTTTGGTTGGAGGACTTTGTGATGACTCGTCTTCGTCTGGTACAGTCCGCCGCTCCCTCtcagctcctcatcctcccctcCTTGAccccgtctcctcctctgactcGCAGTCTAAGTACCACTGTGACCTGGTGGCCCGTAACGGCAGCGACGTGTTCCGCTACCCGAGTCCGCTGCACGCCGTGGCCGTCCAGAGCCCCGTCTTCCTGCAGATGTTGGGTCACGGCGGTCACAGCAGAGATGAAGGGCTTCTGAAAGGCCTGGAGGCTGGTGTGGAAGGACTCAAACCAGATCCTCCTTTTCCAGCTGCTCTGGTACCTCAGAGCTCCTCCTGGCCagctccctcttcttcctccctcactcCTTCTCACAAGCGACTGGACAGCTACATCTTCAGTCTGCTGCAGCGCCGGGCCCTGCCCATGAGGACCAACAGACCCAGGACCAGCATCAGCACTGACCCGTCTAAGAGCATCCTGAGGCAggccagtctgtgtgtgaggcAGGGGGCTGGTTTAGGGACTCTGAGGGCGTCTGAAGTCAAACCCTGCCGGCCGGCCGGAGGAGCAGAGAGTGCTGCCGCCTCGTCTCCTCAGAGACAGTGGTCTGTGGAGAGTAAATCTGAGGTGCAGATAACACAAAATGGTTCCCCTGATGGCGCCAGGATCAACAACACAGACTCGGCCCAAAATCAGAGCAGCTCTTCTCTGACTAACGGCGTCCAAAATGACGTTAACGCGAGTACTAACAGTctgctgaagaaaaacaaaaggcttCTTCCTCCCTCGGTGTCCACAGCGACTCTGCCCAAAGACTTCAGGGAGCTGGGCAGTCCCAAAGTTAACTCCTCCCCCAGAGAGACCAAGCCGCCATGTTTCCCTCCTGACCACGAGCTGCTCCTCAAAACACAATCAGTGACTCCCAAGAGCAGCCTGAAACCTCTGCAGACGGAGAGCGTTGACCGGCCGGTGCAGGAGAGAGCCAGTGTAGGCTCCTCCTCTCAGAGTCAGGAcgaagcaggaggagaaggaggagggagtcACATGACAAGTGGGCATGGCAAGTACATCCCCGCCCAGCGGCAGATCGCCAAACTCCGCAAGGGCGGCAGCAAGAATGTCAAGACTGTCAGAGTGAAGACGAGTCGAGCCTCTGAACACAACGAGCCGCCATCAGAGAGACGAGGAGATAAATCCCACCACAGGTCCGGCTCTAAGAAGTCCCGGCTGCTGGACGATGGAGGTTCTGTTCACATTAAAGTGTCCAGGAGAGCAGCCGGCGGCGGCGGTGCACATGGGACATCCTCCTCCAGAATCAAACGCCTCCCTGCATCCATTCCTGAGGGACGAGTTCTGGACAAACACAACACGTCAACACTGAGCAGCGTGCGCTCGTCCAGACACCATCACCACGGAAACCACCACCACAGCAGCAGtaaccaccaccatcatcatcatcatcatcaccacggACGCGAGCAGGTCGTGGTCGTCGCCAAACCGAAGTTCAAACGGAACGATTACCGACGGTTACGAGCGATCATGGAGGTGCCGTACGATGAGGCGTTCAGGCGTGCTCAGCGGCGGCAGAGGAAGGAGCTGTTAGGTCATTCTGCTGCCGACGTGTTCCTCCCCACTGACGGACAGCTGAGCAGCCCGTACGCCTACGTGGCAGGAAGTGACTCGGAGTATTCAGCCGAGTGTGCGTCGCTCTTTCACTCGACCATCGTGGACACCAGCGAGGACGAGAGGTCCAACTACACAACCAACCGCTTCGGAGACAGCGAGTCCAGCGAGGAGGAGTATGTGGAGGAGAGCTCCACCAGCGACACGGAGGAGAGCGGAGGAGGCGGGGCTGGGGGCAGGGGGCGGAGCCAGTTAGGACCAGCTGGCTCCAGAGCGACGGGACAGGAGATGACTCCGGCTCAGGCGAAGGCCTTCGTTAAGATCAAAGCGTCTcacaacctgaagaagaagatccTTCGGTTCAGGTCGGGTTCTCTCAAACTCATGACCACCGTGTGA
- the dact1 gene encoding dapper homolog 1 isoform X2, with amino-acid sequence MLLCVASRRDRAASDAELRSVRDRLEATVSGLGELDFLRQRQELLVRSALELREEEEEEQEEQEEQEEQEEERRREAQLNSEEKLLEENILLLRKQLNCLRRRDAGLISQLQELDRQISDLRLDTEASHDPLETDSRPSSDELAGCLECDSLVGGLCDDSSSSGTVRRSLSAPHPPLLDPVSSSDSQSKYHCDLVARNGSDVFRYPSPLHAVAVQSPVFLQMLGHGGHSRDEGLLKGLEAGVEGLKPDPPFPAALVPQSSSWPAPSSSSLTPSHKRLDSYIFSLLQRRALPMRTNRPRTSISTDPSKSILRQASLCVRQGAGLGTLRASEVKPCRPAGGAESAAASSPQRQWSVESKSEVQITQNGSPDGARINNTDSAQNQSSSSLTNGVQNDVNASTNSLLKKNKRLLPPSVSTATLPKDFRELGSPKVNSSPRETKPPCFPPDHELLLKTQSVTPKSSLKPLQTESVDRPVQERASVGSSSQSQDEAGGEGGGSHMTSGHGKYIPAQRQIAKLRKGGSKNVKTVRVKTSRASEHNEPPSERRGDKSHHRSGSKKSRLLDDGGSVHIKVSRRAAGGGGAHGTSSSRIKRLPASIPEGRVLDKHNTSTLSSVRSSRHHHHGNHHHSSSNHHHHHHHHHHGREQVVVVAKPKFKRNDYRRLRAIMEVPYDEAFRRAQRRQRKELLGHSAADVFLPTDGQLSSPYAYVAGSDSEYSAECASLFHSTIVDTSEDERSNYTTNRFGDSESSEEEYVEESSTSDTEESGGGGAGGRGRSQLGPAGSRATGQEMTPAQAKAFVKIKASHNLKKKILRFRSGSLKLMTTV; translated from the exons ATGCTGCTGTGCGTCGCCTCCAGGCGGGACCGAGCCGCCTCAGACGCGGAGCTGCGCTCGGTGCGGGACCGGCTGGAGGCCACCGTGTCCGGGCTCGGGGAGCTGGACTTCCTCCGGCAGCGGCAGGAGCTGCTGGTCCGATCCGCTCTGGAGCtccgagaggaggaggaggaggagcaggaggagcaggaggagcaggaggagcaggaggaggagcggcGGAGGGAGGCTCAGCTGAACTCCgaggagaagctgctggaggagaacatCCTGCTGCTCCGGAAACAGCTG aactgtctgaggaggagagacgctGGACTCATCAGTCAGCTGCAGGAGCTGGACAGACAGATCAGTGACCTGCGGTTAGACACCGAGGCGTCACACGACCCGCTGGAGACCGACAGCCGACCCAGTTCAG ATGAGCTCGCCGGCTGTCTGGAGTGTGACAGTTTGGTTGGAGGACTTTGTGATGACTCGTCTTCGTCTGGTACAGTCCGCCGCTCCCTCtcagctcctcatcctcccctcCTTGAccccgtctcctcctctgactcGCAGTCTAAGTACCACTGTGACCTGGTGGCCCGTAACGGCAGCGACGTGTTCCGCTACCCGAGTCCGCTGCACGCCGTGGCCGTCCAGAGCCCCGTCTTCCTGCAGATGTTGGGTCACGGCGGTCACAGCAGAGATGAAGGGCTTCTGAAAGGCCTGGAGGCTGGTGTGGAAGGACTCAAACCAGATCCTCCTTTTCCAGCTGCTCTGGTACCTCAGAGCTCCTCCTGGCCagctccctcttcttcctccctcactcCTTCTCACAAGCGACTGGACAGCTACATCTTCAGTCTGCTGCAGCGCCGGGCCCTGCCCATGAGGACCAACAGACCCAGGACCAGCATCAGCACTGACCCGTCTAAGAGCATCCTGAGGCAggccagtctgtgtgtgaggcAGGGGGCTGGTTTAGGGACTCTGAGGGCGTCTGAAGTCAAACCCTGCCGGCCGGCCGGAGGAGCAGAGAGTGCTGCCGCCTCGTCTCCTCAGAGACAGTGGTCTGTGGAGAGTAAATCTGAGGTGCAGATAACACAAAATGGTTCCCCTGATGGCGCCAGGATCAACAACACAGACTCGGCCCAAAATCAGAGCAGCTCTTCTCTGACTAACGGCGTCCAAAATGACGTTAACGCGAGTACTAACAGTctgctgaagaaaaacaaaaggcttCTTCCTCCCTCGGTGTCCACAGCGACTCTGCCCAAAGACTTCAGGGAGCTGGGCAGTCCCAAAGTTAACTCCTCCCCCAGAGAGACCAAGCCGCCATGTTTCCCTCCTGACCACGAGCTGCTCCTCAAAACACAATCAGTGACTCCCAAGAGCAGCCTGAAACCTCTGCAGACGGAGAGCGTTGACCGGCCGGTGCAGGAGAGAGCCAGTGTAGGCTCCTCCTCTCAGAGTCAGGAcgaagcaggaggagaaggaggagggagtcACATGACAAGTGGGCATGGCAAGTACATCCCCGCCCAGCGGCAGATCGCCAAACTCCGCAAGGGCGGCAGCAAGAATGTCAAGACTGTCAGAGTGAAGACGAGTCGAGCCTCTGAACACAACGAGCCGCCATCAGAGAGACGAGGAGATAAATCCCACCACAGGTCCGGCTCTAAGAAGTCCCGGCTGCTGGACGATGGAGGTTCTGTTCACATTAAAGTGTCCAGGAGAGCAGCCGGCGGCGGCGGTGCACATGGGACATCCTCCTCCAGAATCAAACGCCTCCCTGCATCCATTCCTGAGGGACGAGTTCTGGACAAACACAACACGTCAACACTGAGCAGCGTGCGCTCGTCCAGACACCATCACCACGGAAACCACCACCACAGCAGCAGtaaccaccaccatcatcatcatcatcatcaccacggACGCGAGCAGGTCGTGGTCGTCGCCAAACCGAAGTTCAAACGGAACGATTACCGACGGTTACGAGCGATCATGGAGGTGCCGTACGATGAGGCGTTCAGGCGTGCTCAGCGGCGGCAGAGGAAGGAGCTGTTAGGTCATTCTGCTGCCGACGTGTTCCTCCCCACTGACGGACAGCTGAGCAGCCCGTACGCCTACGTGGCAGGAAGTGACTCGGAGTATTCAGCCGAGTGTGCGTCGCTCTTTCACTCGACCATCGTGGACACCAGCGAGGACGAGAGGTCCAACTACACAACCAACCGCTTCGGAGACAGCGAGTCCAGCGAGGAGGAGTATGTGGAGGAGAGCTCCACCAGCGACACGGAGGAGAGCGGAGGAGGCGGGGCTGGGGGCAGGGGGCGGAGCCAGTTAGGACCAGCTGGCTCCAGAGCGACGGGACAGGAGATGACTCCGGCTCAGGCGAAGGCCTTCGTTAAGATCAAAGCGTCTcacaacctgaagaagaagatccTTCGGTTCAGGTCGGGTTCTCTCAAACTCATGACCACCGTGTGA